Genomic window (Leptospira andrefontaineae):
TTTTCCGAAATGGACTTATCCGCTCAGAAAGGTGGAGAGATCTCCTCTTTGAAAAAATTAAATGAAGATTATAAGGATCTCAAAAAAGATTACACTTCTAAAACACCTTCTTCTTTCCGATTGCCTGAATTTGAAAAAGCATTGGATGATCGGATAGAAAAACTGAATTTTCTGATTTTCGGTCTCCAAGAGAAAGAAGGAGATAGACTTTATGCGGATTTTGATTTCACAGGTGCAATCTTAAATTATAGATCCGTTCGCAGCGAACTTATCAAATTAAGATCAGGACCGGAATCTTCCGCATTAAGATCAAGAGTAGAAAGAAAGATCCTTACTTCCGAAACTACTGGAAGATCTTATTTACAAAGTAAACTTTCAGGATCATATCAAAGTTTAGAAAAATCATTTTTGGCAGAAGCCTTAGAATCGGACCCGGATCGTAAGAAAAATTATATAGAGAAGATAGGAGAAGGTTTCAAACAGATTCTAGAAATTTTAGCAAGATCAGAATTCGTTTCGGAAGAACAGATAAAGTATTTCAATCATTTCCGTACCAAGGCCGCTCCTCAAGTCGGTAAAAATTTATTCGATCAGGAAAGAGCGGACCTTCTTCTTCATGAAGGAATAGATAAAAAATCCAGAACCCAAGTGGACACATGTATCAAGTTAGGAGCCAATCCAAATTCTATACATTCAGATTCGGGTAAAAACGCTGCACAAAGATTAGCTGAAAACGATACGATCCTGATCAGTCCCGACTCTTTAAAAATTTTGAGAAGTTCCATCAAAACCGATTCAAATTTGGATTCGGATTTTTTCGAATCCGTTCGCCAAAGGAAAATAGAAGATATCAATCGATTTGTGTTAAGAGGTTCGGATCCAAACACAAAAGATTATTTGGATAATACTCCTCTACATAAGTCGGCAGGTTTCGGATATTATGAAATATCTTCCTTTCTTTTACAAATAGGAGCTGAGCTGAATTCTAAAAACGGAGAAGGAGAAACTCCGCTTCATAGAGCTGTTCTTCATGGTTTCTATGAGTTATGCACTTTGTTTTTAAGATCTGGAGCTGATCCAAATGCTACTCGAAATGATGGAATGACTCCTTTACATTTATCTGTTCAATTTCCTGATATTACTCGATTACTTCTACAAAGAGGATCGGACTTGAATATGAAGAACGACGAGGGTTGGACGCCTGTTCATAAAGCTGCCGAAAGTGGAGATCCGGAATCCTTAAAACTATTGATCCAAGCCGGCGCGAGAGTTAACGAAAAAGATAATATTGGTTGGACTCCTATGGATTGGGCAGTCCAAAAGAATCGGTACGAGAACCCGAATATAGTAAAAATACTTAAAAAAGCAGGGGCGGAATGCCAGGTAAACTGTGTGGAGTGACCTGGCTTATCTTTTTCTAAATCATGTTCCTAATTTGGAAAATTCTTCCGAACTGCTTCTTTTGAAAGATTACCTTCCTTATCGGTTCTGATCAATAATGCATCTATGTAGAGCGCAGGCTTTCCTTTTGTATAAGCTACTATGATAAATCCATCCGAAACATTTACGATACGGTGAGCCAAATAAAGTCTTTTGGTTTGTTTTTTCTCCCAAATCTTTTTTCCTTCGACGGAAAATTTTACTAAACGTAAAGGACCTTCCCCATCCGCAGAAAGTGCCATAAAATCTTTTTCGGGAGTTTCTATAATATCGGTTAAGAATCCAAGTCCTTCTATTTTATGGACTGTTTCCCAGATTACATCTCCATTTTGATTCAACTTCATAAGCCAGGTCTGAGTGTTTCTTGGACTTGGAGTTACTGCCCCAGCTAGAAGCAGATTCCCGTCTGAAACAGGAATGATCCTAGAAGCCCATTCTTCTATTCCTGATTTACCGTACTGCTTTTTCCAAACAGGTTTCCCGTCTTCATCAATCTTATGAAGGATTACATCTTTCTGGGATTCCTTTCCCGAATGGATGCTTGTATTCTCCGCTAGGATTACCCCTCCATCAGAAAATCCTAAACTAGTTTCAGGGAAATTTTTGATATCCTTTAGTTGTTTTATAAACTTAAGATCTCCATCTTTAGAGAACCGAACGAATAGATATGCAGTCTCGATCGTACTAGAGACTCTAGTGATATTACCTTCGACAGTTTCTTTTTCGATCCTAGATTGAACAGAAACAATAGCGGTCCATTTTCCATTGGATAATTCATGTAGATGATAAACCGCTACGTCTGTTTCTCCACAGAATGAATCACAAAAATCTTTCGGTAGAATATATTTGTCCCAAACTAGTTTACCTTCAGAATCGTATTTCATAAACGCGAGCTGTTTTTTCTCAACGGAACCCATAGTTCCCATCGTAACGAATCCACCGTCTGATGTTTCGCGAGTGAGTTTAGATAACACACTTTCATGATTCAAAACGAATTGAGTATATCCGCCCAGGTCGATCGGTTTGCCAGTAAACAAGTATCTCCACCAGACAGGATTTCCGTTTCCGTCGATCTTTGTTGCCCAAGCATTAGAATATTTTCTTTTTTCTGCGAGCGAATTTGTATCGAGTCTGCTGCAATCATTTGCAGATCCAATAATAACAGAACTGCCGTCTTTCAATATCACGAAGTGACCCGGTAGATCTTCCGGACAATCTTTGGCGACCATACCGTTATATTGTTCTCCACCGATAATCGTCTGCCAAAGGTTTGCAGTCTGAGACCATGTAGGAAATGAGAGGAAGGATAATAAAATTGTTAAGAATAAGTATCGTTTCATGTGGAGTCCAAAAGGAAGCAAACGATGGAGAATTTTTAGATTTTGTAAAGAATTTATTGCTTCAATTGGAATTCCTATATATCCCCCAGGTTACAGATCTATTTAAGCTTCCGGAATACTTTTGGAATATTCTTCCGGACTTTTACCCACCATTCGTTTGAAATCTTTTATAAAATGTGCCTGATCAAAATATCCGAGTTCCAATGCTAATTCGACCCAGTCAGTATCTTTGGTAATCCGATCTAAAATCTCAAACATTCTGTAACGATTGATCACCCATTTAGGACCGACTCCCACATATTGATTGAAGATACGTTGTAAAGATCGTTTATTCATTCCGGAAAGTCGGACCATATCCTCTACTTTCAAGATAGATCTATCGTTAGAAACTTTTTCGGTTAGTTCATTGACCCAGCTGATTGTTTCATCTTCTTCAGGAAGTCTTTCGTATAAAAAATTTTCTGCAAATTGTACTAGATCGGATTCGGAATCTAATTCGAATACTTCTCGTTCCAATGGCTCGGTTGGAATTCCAAAAACTTGTTCTATTCGAATTGTTTTGTCTGTTATCTCTGATAATGATCTTTTGTAAAATGGGTAGAATGCGCCGGGTTTAAACTTGATCCCGAACACACGACCTTCTCCTTCTAACCTTTGTGAGAATCTGCCGCTAACCACTCCGAAAATTTTGGTATTCTCTTTTTCAAAAACCAAATGAACGGATGGGTGTGGAAGATTTTCTTGGACCATAGGTCCTGCTTCTCTCATGTCCCATCGAACAGACCAATAATGTTCCACGAAAAAACTTAAGTCCTGAGAAGGAGCACTTCTAGTTAAACTCCAATTCTCTCCCGTAATGGATTTGATGATCCCTCTAGGTTTGTTTAAGTCTGTTTTCAAGATCGGACCCTGGATTTATTTCTTTCAAATTCTCCCTATTTGTCGCGTTTTTACAATCTTTTTGTTTAGTGCTCTGTTATTCTTCTTCATACAAAAACGAAGAGAAGATCGATCGGATCGAACTCAGGAGACATTATGGAAATCAAATCTGAAATTTATATAGCAGCAAAACCTGAACTAGTTTGGAACATTTTAGTTTCTAAGGAAGAAAGTAGCAAAATTTTTCACGGGTGCGGGATCGAATCCGATTTCAAAACAGGAAGTAATTACGCTTATATAGGACCTGGCCCTTCAGGAGACAAAACAGTTCATGTAGAAGGAAAAATTCTGGAAATTATTCCGAATAAAATCCTATCAATGACTCTTTTGGTCGGCTCCGTATATGGAGAACATTACAAAAACTTTGAGTCCAGGACGGTCTATACTTTAGAACCTTATGGTAAGTTAACCAGGTTAAAATTAGTGAACGATCAAATTAAAGAAGGAGACCCATCTTATGAGCGTTCTGCAGATGGGGGATGGGCGAGAGTTTTATCATCTATTAAAAGTTTAGCGGAAACAGGAAAACCTTTAGAGCTTCCAATGGGAGAAGATTGATAATCTAAGTTTTGAGCAAGATGATAGAAATGGAGAATTCAATCTACTTTTTCAAAATTGGTTTTGAATATCTCCAAATCCTCTTCCAAAATTTTCCGGATCCAATCAGGGATCGGAATAGAGGATTTGTTTCTATGGTCGTAAGAAACTTGGACCGTTTTCGCCTTAGTAAAAATTTCTTTGGTCTCGCTATGGCGAATCAAAGAAGTAAAGTCCCAAGACTTATTTCCTATTTTAGAAACGCAGGTCCAAACTTCTATAGGATGAAAAAGTTCTACCGCTTTGAGCATATCAACTTCCATTCTTGCAAGTAAGAATGGAACATCATAGATATCTTTTGTATTAAACTTCTTGGAACAATAATCCACTCTTCCTATTTCAAAATAGGACATGTATCTTGCATTATTCACATGAGCGAAAGGATCCAAATCGTTCCATCTGGTTTGGATCGGAGTGATAATCATATTAGAATTGTTTTAAGAATCTTAGATTGCCTGAATGTAAATAACGGATATCGTGGATCCCGTATTTCATCATCACTAATCTATCAAGTCCGAGCCCGAATGCAAATCCGGTCCATTCTTTAGGATCCAAACCGTTCAATTTGAAAACGTTCGGGTGAACCAAACCACAAGGCATTAGTTCCAACCAGCCGGATTGTTTACAAACGGAACAGCCACTTCCTCCGCAAACCTGGCAATTGATATCTAACTCGAATGCGGGTTCTACGAATGGGAAAAATCCAGGTCTAAGCCTGGTTTTTACTTCTTTCTCGAAAACTTTGGAAAGTAGGACTTCCATCGTATAAAGCATATTACCTGCGGAGATATCTTTTCCGACTACCATACCTTCTATCTGATAGAAAGATGTTTCATGAGAAGCGTCCACTTCTTCATAACGGAAGACTCGGCCAGGCCCGATGATCTTAAAAGGAGGTTTCAATTTTCTTAATGCACGAACTTGGATCGCAGAAGTATGTGTGCGAAGAAGGTTTCCATTTTCCAAATAGAAAGTGTCCTGCATGTCTCTCGCAGGGTGATCATCAGTAAAATTTAAAGCGCCGAAATTATTAAAATCTGTTTCTACTTCCGGTCCATCCCAGATCTCGAAACCCATCGAGGTAAAAATGTCCTCGATCTCATATTGAATTTTTGTAATAGGATGTAATGAGCCCGGCTCAGTTTCTCCCAAAGGACGAAGTACATCGAACCATTCTTTTTCGGATTGTTCTTTAAAACCTTTGGTCTTGAGATTTTCTCTGGTTTTGGAAACGATCTCTTCTAAATTTTTAGATAAGTCGTTTGCCTTTTGGCCCACAGTTTTTTTTTCTTCGATAGATAAGGAAGCAAGGTTTTTTAGTACTGAGGTAAGTTTTCCTTTTTTACCCAGATACTCGTTCTTATTTTTGTCAAGATCCGCTTCGTCGACGGAAGATCCGATCAACCGATTTGCTTCTTCAAAAATTTTGTCTAATTCTTCCGATAGATTCATTTTCTAGATCCGACCAATTCCTTCAATGAAGGATAAATTCCGCCGAAAGCCCCATTGGACATCGCTAGGATCAGGATTTTATCCTTCTCGAATTGGGGAAGGATTTTCCGAACTTTCTGGACCAGATCCTTAGGGTCCTTGCAGTAAAATGGAAGGGTGCCAGAATGTTTTGGAAGTTTCAAGATCAGCTTTTTCACGTCCAGACGGCTATCCTTAGCAACCTTTTTCAGATTATAAATTTCAGTAATCATGGTCACTGCGGAACCCTTAAAGGCAAAAGAATATTCCTTTTGGAAAACGTTTCGGTGAGAAGTAGCACTTCTAGGCTCAAACAAGCTGATAATTTTAAAACCTGGAAATCTTTGCTTAACAGAGCGGATCGTTTCTTCAACTGCCACAGGATGGTGTGCAAAATCCTCGATCAGAATACTTCTGGCGGAATCGAATAAGATCTCTTGTCTACGTTTTACACCAGGGAAGGATTCCAACGCATCTAATAACTTTTCTTTTGCCTTAGGAATATTTTCTTTTTTTAATATCTCTTCGCAAACCCTTAGGGCAACTTCTGCGTTTCTATAATTATGATTTCCGAAAAATCCAGGGCGAAGAAGTCTTTGGCCTGAGTATAATTCTCCCTTCTTCCGAGTGAGAATTGAATCCTTTTTATTAAATTCAAACGCTTCTGATTTAATGAATTTGGAAGCTTCTCCACAAATCCTTTTTAGATTAGCAGCACCTGCCCAATAATAAACTTTTCCGTTACCAGGCACAAGTCTCAATAATCGAGAGAACATTGTTTCGATTTCGCCTATATCTTTGAAAATATCTGCATGATCAAAATCTAATGCGTTCAATACTGCATAAGTAGGTCTATAATGTAAAAACTTAGATGCCTTATCGAAGAATGCAGTATCATACTCATCACCTTCGATTACGAAATAATTTCCGTCAGTAAATTCGAAACCCGGAAATCCATCCTTACGAATTCCACCTACGAATAACCCCGGATTCAATCCTGTCTCTTTCAGTAAGTGGTGGATCAAAAATGTAGTCGTGGTCTTGCCGTGAGTTCCTGCAACGACTACGACTTTTTTTCCGGCAAGAATATATCTCTCTAAAGCAGCGGACATGGAAACATATTCCAATCCCGAATTAAGGACTTCTTCTACTTCCGGATTTCCTCTTGAGGTTGCGTTCCCTACTACGATCAGATCCTTGTTTTTAACCCTCTCTGCATCAAAACCTTCCGAGTAAGGAATTCCCCACTCTTTCAATTTGTCAGACATGGGAGGGTACACTCCAGCATCGGAGCCGGAAACTTCATGACCTAGACTTCTTAACATAGAAGCAAGGTTCCCCATTGCTATTCCGCCTATCCCTATCAGATGGATTTTCAATTTAATAAGGTCCTAATGATATTATAAATGAATACAAAGAATAAAGAAATACTCAAAAGATAAGCACTTCCAAAAAGAAAGAATATTAGAATTTCCTTAGAGTCTACTCCGCTTACTCTTTTCATTCCAATATAGGAAAGATAAACAGAATACAAAAATGAAATTCCTATCAGTCCCAAATTGATCGGACTTGGAAGGATCCAAAACACGGAAGAAGCAGAGAAGGCCAAAAATGCGAGAGTCAAAACATCCGCTGCCGGATAATTCTCCCCTTTTGTACGATCCACTTTTCTATAAAATACCCGTACCACATCATACTGAGAAACTACAAAAAGTAAAACAGGATAGATGATAAGAGATGTTATGACTCCAGAGAACGGATTAAAATCTACCTCATCTCCGAAAACCAAATCTAAAATTATTTTAATCAGATTACCTGCAATTTTGGAGATTGGGGCAAGCACCCAAAGTGCATAATGTAATCTTAATAATTCTTTTCTACCTATGGAAGCATTTCTAAGATACAGATCAAAAGCTTCCGTAGGAGCTCTGAAAATTTTCTCTAAGAGTGAAAGTTTGGACTTTTCTACTTCCGTGAGTTCCGAGTTCGGTGTGATCAAAAACATTATTTTTTCCGAGAAGTATTTCCAGGTTTAGACTTATCAGGTTTTACAATTGCTTTTGCATCCTTGATCGCCTTGGCAGCCGTTTGGATTTGAGTAAACGCATTTGCCACTACATATACCGGAGGTTCTTTAAAATTAGAATTTATAATTCGGATGATCGGAGTCAGCTTTTTATCTCCGATGGTTGTCTCTTTATGGAAACGATATACGATCTCGTTCCCATCGGAAATCAAAACTTTTACACTCGCTAAGGAAAATTCGGACTTGTCCGCGTTAGGAGCCAAAATATTGCCTATACCGAATCCTGCTCCGTTCTCATCATCCGGAAAAGTTTCCACCTTCAAACCAGTCATGTATCTATATAGATCCTCTCCAAGCTTCGGTTCCAGTAAGATAATCTCTCCGGAAAGTCTACGCCAAAAATTCTTTTTAATACTATTGGATTCGAATGGGGTATTATCGATACGAATAGAAGTCCCGTTCTCATCTATATAAGAAATTTCTTTTACATATTCCTTATTCAAGGTCAGAATACTTTTTTGACGGAAATCTTGGGGACCTTTTTGGAATCTATCAAATAGATAGGAAGAAGAAGTTAAAATATTACGGACCGGTCCCTCATGTAAAATTACTCGAGTAGAACCCAAAGAATGTTTTTTTCCAATCCTCAAAGTTTTGGAAACATTCCCTGAATAGAAAACCAATTTAGGAGAATCTTCTCCGAGCTGCAAAGAATCTTTGATTTGGATCCCTTCTAAGATCTCTTCTGTTCCTTTTACTCTATAGGTCCCAAAATCTCTAACGGTATTGTCAGAATTATAACCGCCTTCGTATTCTATATCGGCGCCGGTCTCAGCATCTTTGTTTAATACTGTGAAAAATTTTTCTCCCTTCTTGATCCCTCCTTTCACAGAGATCGTAAAAGGTTTAGAATAAAATTTATCTCCGGTTCTTTCTACCCATTGTTCACTAGGAGGATAATATTCGATACGATCTAAAGATAGTTTCCAATATTCAATCTCTGTCGCATCTTCCTTAGTTTTTTCCAAAAGGAAGAAGGCCAGAAAAAGTAAAACGACTACTAAGCCGAGTAGATAAAGTTTATTACGCATTCTTCTGTCCGGCCTTTTTTCGTTTGATCACATAGATGGAGCCAAGACCTGCAATAAGCCCAGGGAATAAGAACATTCCTAAAATCCACACAGCTCTTTTCTGTCCGTCTGTTAAAGAAACAGTTTCAATCTCTTCTTTTTTAGGAGCGATCGCAGGAAGACTAACGTCTTGGTACATCCAAGTCACAGAAGCGCCGGCAAGTTCGTAGTTCGCCTCATAAGGAATATATTGATTTGTGATCCAAGAAGTTCCGGAATAGATCACGATCCTTCCTTCATCTTCTGATTTTGTTTCAGGTAAAGTAATAGGTGGTGTATTCGGATCTGCAGGAGGAACGACAGGAGTAGCAGATTTGGTTTTTAATACCAAAGCGATCGGAAGATTTTTTTTCTCTTCTTCCTTCTCTTGTTTTCCAT
Coding sequences:
- a CDS encoding acyl-CoA thioesterase, whose protein sequence is MIITPIQTRWNDLDPFAHVNNARYMSYFEIGRVDYCSKKFNTKDIYDVPFLLARMEVDMLKAVELFHPIEVWTCVSKIGNKSWDFTSLIRHSETKEIFTKAKTVQVSYDHRNKSSIPIPDWIRKILEEDLEIFKTNFEKVD
- a CDS encoding UDP-N-acetylmuramate--L-alanine ligase; this translates as MKIHLIGIGGIAMGNLASMLRSLGHEVSGSDAGVYPPMSDKLKEWGIPYSEGFDAERVKNKDLIVVGNATSRGNPEVEEVLNSGLEYVSMSAALERYILAGKKVVVVAGTHGKTTTTFLIHHLLKETGLNPGLFVGGIRKDGFPGFEFTDGNYFVIEGDEYDTAFFDKASKFLHYRPTYAVLNALDFDHADIFKDIGEIETMFSRLLRLVPGNGKVYYWAGAANLKRICGEASKFIKSEAFEFNKKDSILTRKKGELYSGQRLLRPGFFGNHNYRNAEVALRVCEEILKKENIPKAKEKLLDALESFPGVKRRQEILFDSARSILIEDFAHHPVAVEETIRSVKQRFPGFKIISLFEPRSATSHRNVFQKEYSFAFKGSAVTMITEIYNLKKVAKDSRLDVKKLILKLPKHSGTLPFYCKDPKDLVQKVRKILPQFEKDKILILAMSNGAFGGIYPSLKELVGSRK
- a CDS encoding helix-turn-helix domain-containing protein; this encodes MKTDLNKPRGIIKSITGENWSLTRSAPSQDLSFFVEHYWSVRWDMREAGPMVQENLPHPSVHLVFEKENTKIFGVVSGRFSQRLEGEGRVFGIKFKPGAFYPFYKRSLSEITDKTIRIEQVFGIPTEPLEREVFELDSESDLVQFAENFLYERLPEEDETISWVNELTEKVSNDRSILKVEDMVRLSGMNKRSLQRIFNQYVGVGPKWVINRYRMFEILDRITKDTDWVELALELGYFDQAHFIKDFKRMVGKSPEEYSKSIPEA
- a CDS encoding DUF4340 domain-containing protein, whose protein sequence is MRNKLYLLGLVVVLLFLAFFLLEKTKEDATEIEYWKLSLDRIEYYPPSEQWVERTGDKFYSKPFTISVKGGIKKGEKFFTVLNKDAETGADIEYEGGYNSDNTVRDFGTYRVKGTEEILEGIQIKDSLQLGEDSPKLVFYSGNVSKTLRIGKKHSLGSTRVILHEGPVRNILTSSSYLFDRFQKGPQDFRQKSILTLNKEYVKEISYIDENGTSIRIDNTPFESNSIKKNFWRRLSGEIILLEPKLGEDLYRYMTGLKVETFPDDENGAGFGIGNILAPNADKSEFSLASVKVLISDGNEIVYRFHKETTIGDKKLTPIIRIINSNFKEPPVYVVANAFTQIQTAAKAIKDAKAIVKPDKSKPGNTSRKK
- the pheS gene encoding phenylalanine--tRNA ligase subunit alpha, giving the protein MNLSEELDKIFEEANRLIGSSVDEADLDKNKNEYLGKKGKLTSVLKNLASLSIEEKKTVGQKANDLSKNLEEIVSKTRENLKTKGFKEQSEKEWFDVLRPLGETEPGSLHPITKIQYEIEDIFTSMGFEIWDGPEVETDFNNFGALNFTDDHPARDMQDTFYLENGNLLRTHTSAIQVRALRKLKPPFKIIGPGRVFRYEEVDASHETSFYQIEGMVVGKDISAGNMLYTMEVLLSKVFEKEVKTRLRPGFFPFVEPAFELDINCQVCGGSGCSVCKQSGWLELMPCGLVHPNVFKLNGLDPKEWTGFAFGLGLDRLVMMKYGIHDIRYLHSGNLRFLKQF
- a CDS encoding SRPBCC domain-containing protein, with the protein product MEIKSEIYIAAKPELVWNILVSKEESSKIFHGCGIESDFKTGSNYAYIGPGPSGDKTVHVEGKILEIIPNKILSMTLLVGSVYGEHYKNFESRTVYTLEPYGKLTRLKLVNDQIKEGDPSYERSADGGWARVLSSIKSLAETGKPLELPMGED
- a CDS encoding ankyrin repeat domain-containing protein; its protein translation is MKVFSVKPQPRIVGTPTRITFLKFNCILLLFFLSSTGILSKENSVQKIYIHKLKLENGVPKYLENRFRNGIINSILRNFEGKFNIADDDSLAALLKQVELNQKLNCSDEICMKQIADAIDADELISGTIFPSNKGYKINLRSQKRDSVALTYTIKTSFDLEFPEYQIDYYSSEAGRKLIDPRYAINFAAAFPGAVEKVEFPSFKVQDDKTGEINVLNFKVEDQGAKSFIETIRPKLSKADDLVKEKLYEKSIPEYVDTLNALEQRLSDRSKTEMSDYLKNIRGKISNSYFLIYKDKFSEMDLSAQKGGEISSLKKLNEDYKDLKKDYTSKTPSSFRLPEFEKALDDRIEKLNFLIFGLQEKEGDRLYADFDFTGAILNYRSVRSELIKLRSGPESSALRSRVERKILTSETTGRSYLQSKLSGSYQSLEKSFLAEALESDPDRKKNYIEKIGEGFKQILEILARSEFVSEEQIKYFNHFRTKAAPQVGKNLFDQERADLLLHEGIDKKSRTQVDTCIKLGANPNSIHSDSGKNAAQRLAENDTILISPDSLKILRSSIKTDSNLDSDFFESVRQRKIEDINRFVLRGSDPNTKDYLDNTPLHKSAGFGYYEISSFLLQIGAELNSKNGEGETPLHRAVLHGFYELCTLFLRSGADPNATRNDGMTPLHLSVQFPDITRLLLQRGSDLNMKNDEGWTPVHKAAESGDPESLKLLIQAGARVNEKDNIGWTPMDWAVQKNRYENPNIVKILKKAGAECQVNCVE